One Coffea eugenioides isolate CCC68of chromosome 2, Ceug_1.0, whole genome shotgun sequence genomic window, GTTCTGGAACACCCACACTGGTGCCTGCCTGAATTCAGTTGACACAGGCTCACAAGTTTGCGCTTTGCTGTGGAACAAGAACGAGCGCGAACTGCTTAGCTCTCACGGTTTTACTCAGAATCAGCTCACTCTGTGGAAATATCCTTCGATGGTGAAGATGGCAGAGCTTACTGGTCACACATCCAGAGTCCTTTTTATGGCTCAGGTCAGGTGCCTGGCTGCTACTTACTACTGATTAAGTAGTTTTTTTCGATCTGTTTGTAACCTTTCCTAGGTGTGTTTGTTTGTTTATATTGCAGAGTCCCGATGGATGCACGGTTGCATCCGCAGCAGGCGATGAAACTCTCCGATTCTGGAATGTGTTTGGCACTCCTGAAGTGGCAAAACCTGCACCAAAGGCGAACACCGAGCCATTTGCTAACTTGAACCGCATTCGTTAAGTCGGCGTTGGTGTAAATAATGCCTAAGGGAATGATAGATTGATTATCAACTAGTACTATCTTTGtaatcttctctcttttttttttttttttttttgtataggGAAAAGGTTCTTTGCCATTTTTGCAGCTGATCTTAGGATACTAGAGAGAGCTATTGAAATTTTGAGTCATCTAATTTTTTACCTGTGGATGTACTCACCGATTGTGACGAACCACAAAATACAATAATGTTTTTAtccttgattaattttttttttactttgtgATGTTTAGATGTGGGCAGAAAGGGTAAATTACACTTTGTCCCCTCAAACTATAAGTAGAATCTCCATTTcaatccctaaacttcaaaatgggacattTAAATTCTTAAACTATAAAACATGTTCCCCTTTACTCCAATTTTTAACAGAATGCACAAAACCTAATGAAATAGTTGCCAATTCTGTtagttattattataattaaagttaaccAAATCCAACAGGGACATAAGTGCAATTTCATGAAATCCAAAGCTCGctccaaatttttaaaaattattcattcacctctttctctttctcccCATCTCTCCCTTCATCCCAGCCACACACCGCCCATGCCACCCACTACCACTGTTTGCCACCAGAAGCTCTGATCCTACCCATGACTCACCGATTGTGACGAACCACAAAAGACAATAATGTTTTTAtccttgattaattttttttactttgtgATGTTTAGATGTGGGCAGAAAGGGtaaattccactttgtcccctcaAACTATAAGCAAAATCCCCATTTCAATtcttaaacttcaaaatgggacattTAAATTCTTAAACTATAAAACATGTCCTGATTTACTCCAATTTTTAACAGAATGTACAAAACCTAACGAAATAGTTGCCAATCCTACCACCGTTTGCCACCAGAAGCTCTGATCCTACCCTTGAGTCAGCAGCCCTCCATTTGTTAATTCTTGTAAcataatcacaaaaaaaaatttctaaatatcaaaatcaaatcaatatcaacaaaaaattttacaacaaaaaaaagaatgaagaaatTCAAAGAACATGCTTGGTATGAACAATTCTGAAGGGTCTGACATTTTTGGGGTCATTATTAACAAGCTACGAGGGCTCAGGACATGCAACTCGATTTGGACAACCTACAGCCATAGACAACAAAGAGGAAGAGTTGAAAAAAGAATCTCCTCCAACTCCAATATAATTACACATTCTCAAACCCAATCTGAATCTCATCAATACTACCTTCTGTTGCTAGTTTGGATATGAACACCCATTCATCTTTTTACTTTTAATCTATTATTCACAGATCCAAACCTatgtaaaagaaaaacatattcACGAATCCCACAAAAATTAGTCGTGCCCAGATCAAATGGAAATGGATTTAGGAGAtgatataaaaattgaaaaaaataataacaattaaatacttttattagcACAAAATAAAAGTGGAAAAATAATGGGTTTTAAAAGAGAGAGGGATAGGGGCGGAACTTGGTGGTGGGTCATGTGGTGGGAAGAGAAGAGAGCACTAGAGCAATGGAAGGCTAGGCTGATAGAGAAAGTATGGAACGAGAGATTTTTGGTGGGGTGAATAAAGAAGAGGGGATAAGAAATTGGGTGGGGTGGCTATTCAAAGAGGAGATAGGAAACAAGTTATAGGTTGTGACAAGTATAAATGGTGATGTATTGGTATGTCAAACATTTTGTGATTTCTTACGTGATAAACGTCATATTTTTGGATTCATCACCAAGGAGAAGGATGAAGTAGTAAAGCGTGGGCGGCGGACGATGATGGCAGGAGAAAAGGGAGATGATGGTGTAGCAGTGGTGGATGTGCGGTAATGGAGGAAGATGGCagtgaagaaagaaagaaaaaaatagaaaaggaaatgaaaggaaaatagaaaaaaaggtggaaaaaataaaagaaaaggaaagtttaaaaaaatggcttttttgtttaaaaaagggaaaaaactttaattattattaattaaaGAGGTAAAATTATCTTTATCTCTCtgtctctttgttttttttttatattggaTCTCATGAAATTACATTTATGTCCCTATTAgatttgattaaattaaattataattataacCTAAATGAATTGGTAACTATTCTGTTAGATTTTGTGCATTCCGTCAAAATTTGGAGTAAAGTGGGATGGATTATTTAGTTTAAGAATTTAAATGTCACATTTTAAAGTTTAGGAACTAAATGAGATTTTGGGCATAGCTTGTGGGGACAAATTGGAATTTACCCGGGCAGAAATGAAGAGGTACCACAAATTGGGCCGTCCTTGCTCATTAATACGTGCCAAAATGTCAAAAAGAGAGATTTAGGGCAAAAGGTCCACCACAACAACCAAGACACATTCGCTTGTGGCTCACTTCTACAAAGTAAAAGATTGACTTTATTAACATGTCCAAAAAGTGAAAAGGAGAGTTGTGGGCAAAAAAGGTCAACAACCCTTTTAAGACAAATTTGTAAAACATGAATGCGCTCGATATTAACACCAGTTCAAGTGTCGGTGACCACCATTAAAGCATTAAAACTTGAACCTTTATCTCCCATCTTATCAATTATCACATTTAAAGTGACTTTGCTTAAAAACATTTAAGCGAATGTAGTGGTTCAGTCCCCTCCGAATTACCCTTGGACTTCCTTAGGTCCGCCCCTTCCCCTTAGTGTAGAATAGATTAGATTATACAATAATTATCgtttctagaaaaaaaaaaaaaaaagagaatgcGCTCAATATCATTACAGTGCACAATGACTCGTCGGACATCTCAGTTGgctaaaaattttgaattgttggtctttaaaaaaaaaaaaaaaaaaagacggaAACTAAAAGCTTGGGTTCTATATATCCAACGATGCTGAGATTACTTGAGCTTCATCACCTGATTATTATTGTACGGTATGGACGCATCTCTTTTTATGTTATGAACCTCATTGACACCAAAACGGTGAAAGTAGCACCCGTTTGCACTTCTTAAAACGGTAGAAGCTAAAAGCAAAGTTGCAAATCATAATCCTCAAGTGCAGTCGGCAATCATGAGTTGAGAAGTTCTCAGAAAATGACATAGTGAAGTCGGCAATTTTTCCCATTACTAATGCAGAAACTACAGCCAAAAAAAGCGGGAGACGAGAGATCGATTCGATTTTATACACAGGATTCTATCTTTGTACCAGCTTAGGCAGTGTGCTGCTATGGACAGGCACTCAAACAGTAGTGTCATTCAACAAACCAAAAGCTACAAACTTTCTGCTACTCTTTGGAAACTGTATTGGCACCCAACAAAAAACACTCAGGCCCCCCTGTCTATACCTCATATGCGTCCTGTCAGACCACACAATGCCACAGCCCTCCTCCTCAGAAGCCTCTTTCACCAATCAAGCCAATTGCCTCCGCATGTAGGTATCTTCGTGCACAAAAACTGGAGCTTCAGTGTTTTGAGCAGGAAATTGGGGCTGTCCCATTGCAATGCCACCTGGGACAGGAGCTGAGGATCCACCCCATGCATCAATCACGTTCTTGGTGGAAGTCAGCATGACATAATATATCAATCCGAGAGTAACGCTTGCAAGGGACAAGATGGCAGCTCCAGCAAAAACTCCAGGCTTTACGACATAGCAGTAGTAGTAGTTAAAATACATGTTCTCTTCACCATGCTGATCGTTCAGTGCTGCACCAGTTAGCAATAGAAGAAACGCAACTACAAATGTGAACCTGCAAAATGTGGAACGAAGACCTTGATTTTGCAAGGAAATTCTGCGAATATAATCAGTCATTTGTAGCAATAGCATTTGTTTAATACCAATGGAACGTATAAAGATAAAGCCCAGTCATGATCACCATCATGCTCAGCTCCATTGACTGCACTCATCTCAACTACGCCTTGCTCAATTAATTCCACATAATTCTGGTAAAGAGTGCTTATTCACCTAACAAGGCCTCCATAATTTCAACTAGACCGGCAAAGTGCAGCGTGTTCATGAAACTACAATCCAAGTCAAGTTACATTTAGGCGACTGGTTTACTGAACAGGTAGCACTAGCGTTCATATGTAGACAGGACTACTTAAACATGTCATCTCCAGGATAACTTACAAGGTTCAGGATTTTAAGGATATAGAATAGAAGTACAAACAAAAATTTTTGACTTAATACAAGGTATTTGGTGCCCGAAAGATGTTTCAACTgcataaaatatgcaaaatcCTGCATCCTATAAAGATAGTTAGAAAAACACCTTAATCATAGTTTGTAGTGCAGAAATGGagggaaaggaaatgaaaggaacAGGAGGGATTTGGTCTATTGTGTTTGCATTGATTTGTTCAGGAGGTAAAGAAAATGACATGAAGGGATTGGGACGGACTGGGTCCAAATATTTTTCTGGAGTTTGGTTTCCGTCCAGAACTAGTTGACAACGGAGGGATAGGAGATCATCTTTTTTAGTTAAATTATGTTCTACTGCCTAATCTACATAtgaccttttcttttccttccacATCAAATCCAAATAACATGGCCGCAAACAACTTTGACTTGACTCTCAACTCCTTTCTTTTCACCAGGTAGTAtcctttcctttgatttccttcaATCCAAATGGTGCCTTAGACAATTATATGCAATGTGAAAAAATTCCTATGAAGTTTAAAGTGAATCATGACTAAGCCCGAGATACAAGTATCAGTTTCACAATATTAACTAGTTTATGCCTACATTTCATAATAGTTCAGAAACCAGGCAATCCTACAGATGAGGATGGCAAAAGCTGTCCCTTACTGTGATCAAGAACACAAATTACATCCTAACTAGTGCCCTTATACTGTGTAAATAATCTTATTAGCATTCTGGCAGACTAGATTAAAAATAGAAATGCATCACTAATTACCACGAAACAATAAAGCAGACAAGTGCTAGTTTCCAATTAGAGTTTGCTTGATGTGGGCCCCTTCTGCAACAAATACACCCAGTAGCAACATTAACAATAACTTGAGCAATCATAAGGGTCACAGCCGCAGTTAGTCCAAGGCCCAATGCAGGGCTCCTTGGATATACACAGACATCAGGAGAGGGAAATTTAACCTGATCTCCCTGCAAAAAGAATAGAAAAGCCATTAACTCCTTCAAGCATGCATGAAGAGAATTTCCTGGAAACCAGGACCTAATGCACTCCACACAAAATGCAACACTACAATAGTCCTCAGCAACAAAGCCAGCCACCAACCAATATATGATCCTCCAATCcatacaagttaaaaaaaaaaaaaatttataccttAAGTTAACAGTGCAGGAAATGCAATTAACAATTATGCGCTTCAGTCTACATATAGCACGTTACGCTTGTTTTACAAACATGAATTCAGGGTTGTTCATGCTCGATGTAGATATTTGAACTCCTCATCCACGTTTAGATGAACTTGTTATCCCCATGATTCAAGGCTGATAGAGAAGTATCAACTAAGAAACTAGAGAAAAGAACATTTCGGCTGATTTCAACAGTCTCGAAAcagttttacaaaaaaaattttactcaAAACAGAGGCGAATGGATGTTTTGCTTTGCAAAAGCTCAGTGGCTGCGATATTGCAAACTAAATGACAGCtggaaagaaaattttgtttttgcttaCCCCCCTCTATTCCTCAGACCATTAGCCCAGATATCAGAGACTGCACCACGGAAATCCCAAATGCATTGCAGCATCCAGAAGGCTATTTTGATAGAAATGCTAGACGTAAAGCACATGAAAGAGCACAAGACTCAACCAACATATGCTCCTCGTCAGATGGAATGCTCACCATTTTTATCCTCTTAAGCATGCAGTTAGACTTAGTTACCAGTTCAAACTTCAAAAGTCAGACAGAATAGCCTAGAGAAAAGAAGAGGGGTAGCATTGCTTGATATGGCCTCAGATAATGAGGGGAGACAGGACAAGCACCAAAACGAAATGAAAGATGCTTTGGCGCTTTAGCTATTCTACTTCTAAGTTTTGCCAAGAATCAGTGGTCAGGCGTTTAATAAACAAGGCAGCCACTGGACAGGACAATTTAGAAATACTTCTTAAGTCAATGGAGAAATTCAAGCACAAAGCACCTGCCAAGTGAAGAAAGAAAGGATTGGCAAGAGCTGCACAGATGGCATGATATTGCAATTGTTCCAGAGTTTCTGAGCTAGAAAAAGATTCAGCGTTGGAGGATTCTACAAGAAGTTGCAATCAGATCTCCGTCATAATTTTTAAGGTTGAGCTTACTGTTAATAGGGATTCATGATACTAATGAGAAAGTGAAATGAACATTTGAGGTTGGaaagccaaaacataaaagatgttttttttttttgaagtgaaACAGAAAGAGGAAGGAGAGCAGGCAATGAATGTGTAGCGGACGAGAGCAGCTGATGACATAGATGTTGGTCGAGAGTGTATAACATCGGGTAGATAGGCATGAGGGTTGAACACTTTAAGGCGTATCCGTAAACTAGTTAAGCCGTTCAGAATGGAGGAAATAATGGGTGGGATCCGAAAGGCATTGTCAGCTAGCAAAGGTATAGAAGGATTAACATCTCAAAAATTATAGATATCCGAAAAttccaaaattcattttatcTGGCTAGCAAAAAGGAAGTGTTCCATTTCCAACTCAGCGAACGGTCACGAAGAACACAGAGAAGACAATACCAACACCAGAAAGCAATTAATTTCAGGAAGGCTCAAGCTCAAAGAAGAAGCAAAGAGTAGAGTAAAATTGTAAAACCAAGAATGTCAGTGGATTTCAAAAAATCCTACtagcaagcaagcaagtagcaTCTTTAGAAGGCCATCCCAAAAAGAGAAAATCAAATCAAACCTATGAAACCATCCATGTATGATGATCGGAGCCCATTTTACAAAACATAAACAAACCCCAGGAAGGAAGAAAGTAGAGTGTCTGAGactcaaaattggaaaaatgagaaaaattaaaaagacaGTCTACTAACAACTAGTAGGTGACAAGAAAAGAGAGGTAATAATAATGAGGATGAGGAAGATGATTTTGATACGAAGAGAGTACCTTAATCCTGGTGGCCTCAGCGGCAAAGCCCGTAGCAGCAGATAATAGCCCTAGAAATCCCACCACGCAACACACAACTACCACCTTTCTCTCCATCGGATTCAGAGCCCCCAAAAAaacttttttcttaaaaaaaaaaacactccaAATCAATCAGGGATGGTTGCCCAGTTATTTtaaaggggaaaagaaaaagaaaaaaaggacgAGGAGTTTCAGAGTTTAGTGCTggtttttttggggggggggggggggttcaAAAGCTAGCAGTAGTAGCAGTAGAGTAGCAGCAGTAGTAGTAGGATAAATTTTGGTTTAGCTCCGGACAGGAAGAGAAAGAAGAGTACAGGCGAAGGAAAGCATTGGACAGACGGGATCTTCTACCCATTATGtctgtttatttttcttgtctaatataaaattatatagttTCACTTATTAATACTACTGATATGACATATAATCTTGAATGCATATTTAATGAATGTTTGATAaatggatttcaaattcaattttaacATAAACGCTCTACTTTTTG contains:
- the LOC113761852 gene encoding uncharacterized protein LOC113761852, producing MERKVVVVCCVVGFLGLLSAATGFAAEATRIKGDQVKFPSPDVCVYPRSPALGLGLTAAVTLMIAQVIVNVATGCICCRRGPHQANSNWKLALVCFIVSWFTFVVAFLLLLTGAALNDQHGEENMYFNYYYCYVVKPGVFAGAAILSLASVTLGLIYYVMLTSTKNVIDAWGGSSAPVPGGIAMGQPQFPAQNTEAPVFVHEDTYMRRQLA